TCTTTTCTATTGCACCTTCTGCAATTGGTAATGAAATAAAGGTAGTAGGATGGGTAAAAGAAAATAAGTCGCAGTTCTATTTCTCTAACGAGGAGAACGCCACAGTTATCTACTCGCCAACTTATCCTTATCAAATTGCGTCACTGGACAAACATACCTTAAAGATCACTTCTACGGTGTCATACCCCGCAGAGATAAACAATCTTCCTTCTCCTCCCAGACAAGACTTGGACTACAATGGAAAAGACATTTATGCTTTCATCACACAAGTATCTCCAATAAAAAGCACTTGGGATTCCGCGATAAATGAGATTGTCGTAGTGAAGCAAGGAGAAGATGGCAAGTTTACTAAAATCTATGAAATTCCTAACAGTGATAAGGCTGTGACATTCGATTCGGTGCTTTTCATAAATGAGGATTACCTCATCTACAATTTTATGAGTTACAAGAATGGAAATCCTGTGTATAACATCGGCATACTCAACGTCAAGAACTTCAACCAATGGTCATTTATACCTACATGGCATGGTGAAAACATAATGCTAGTAAACTACAGAACAACACCAGCTGGTTGGTCTCCTGATCTTAAATGAATTTCCAGAAGGGTCAGTAGCCACGCTTGTAACCCTTGACTTCATAAACCATAACCGTGCTAAGCTGACAGAGTTAGCCATAACACGCGATATTCTTCTTAGCTGCAATGCTAAACAGCTCAAAAATTATCCCATAGACACACCTGACAAAGTTATTGTCCCTGATTCACCGTAAAAGACAAAAAGCTCGGCAAAAGATAGATGCCTGTATCACAGAGCTATGACCAATAAGAAACACTTGGGACTACTCTAAAAATGAGACTACTTTTCATGAAACAGGAAAAAACGAGGTAAGTCAACTAAGTCGCATATATGTCGCTTTGGTTTCTCGTGAAAAATTTTAAGCAACTGTTCTTTACGCCAATGTGGCAAGGTGCAACACAGCTACTTCACTTACTCTTTAAAACATGTTATTTTTAATTTGCTCCTTGAGAAGGTAGACAAAGTCAAGACAGGAGTAGGTGCACAGTTACGAACTAATCATACCTTCTTTTCAGATTTTAACTTGGTAGCGCGAATAGATAACATCTAACCAAATAATTAACGCCGCGAACGCACAATACACAATCAGGCTATCTGGGAACAAAACTACAACAAAACCGATGAGAGCACAGACATAAAACAAATTGATCAATGCTTCCACGTTTTCTTTATATAAAAGAGAAAGTGCAAATATGTTGAACATCATAGTCGTAGCCCCGTAGCCCACAAAGCAATTTCTGAAAACCTCAACGGTATTTAACGGACCTATAATTCCTCTGTCATTGAGATAAGCTATGAGAAACGCAGTTCCCACACCAGCAAAGAAGAGCAATATCATAAATACGAAACCTTTTGCTATCGCTTTGTATTCACTCGCTTCCACAGGTAATGAATCGGTATAGTTCCTCCTCTCAAAAAGTAGAACAGAATAGATATCACATAAGAATGCCACAATTACTAATGCAATAGTGAAAGCATTAGGATCCTTGGCAGCTGCATAGGCAGCAAGGCCAACTAATGAAAATCCATTTATTGAAGTAATCCTTCCCTTAAAATCGCCTCTTTTTTCCATAGACCCTCCCTTTTGTCAATCCAAATTGTATTTCACTCTTTCTGTGAATCGAAATCAAACAACAGAAATAACAAAAACCTGCAAAACCACACTTGCTGACAATACCTTCTTAAACCCAGCACTTTCGCTCGCCCTCACTATTACCCCCTTTATAGGCTCCCCACTCCGAAGCCCATTTAATGGCAAGTTTAACACAGGTCAGTATGAACATAAACTACAAGCAGGTGATCCCAACCCATCTCTAAAGGACTCAACCTTCTCAGCGGTTTCGTACAAAAAAGCTCGGCAAAGAATGAATTCTCTGCCGAGCCGGGTTATAAACAATTTCTGATTTACTACGGTATCTCGTCTAGGGTGCCAAAACGGTAACCTTGGGCTTTTATGTCTTTAATGAGCTTATCTAGTATCTGAATGTCATCGGGCGATACAGCATGCAAGAGGATAACCGCTCCATTGTGCAGGCGGCTCATAACCGTGTTATAGGCTTCATCTGGTCCACCTTTTAAGGGTACCCAGTCTGCCATGGCAATGCTCCAAAAAACAGTTCGGTAACCAAGAGCGTTTGTCACACATAGTGACCTTTCACTGTATTCGCCGCTAGGTGGCCTAAGGTATTTCATCTGTTGGTTTGTGATCCCAGCATACATCTGAGCAAGCCTGTTTATTTCATCAGCGGCTTTCTCGTAGCTCACGGTTGGCAAACTCACGTGGTTCACCGTGTGGTTCCCCACGATGTGCCCTTCATCTACCATGCGCTTGACTAAAGCAGGCTCGCTCTTTACGAAGGCGCCTGTAATAAAAAACGCAGCTTTAACATCATTGCCTTTAAGGATATCCAGTATATTTGCTGTATTACCTGCTTCATAGCCCTCATCAAAGGTGAGGTAAACCACCTTTTCACTGGTGTTGCCTGTAAAAATGGCATGGTATTTATCTAACAGCTCTTTTGCCTTAGCTCCAATATCAGGTATTTGGTGGTTGGGTAGTATCCTCATGCCCCATCCGTACTTTGTATTATCCAAGGAACCTGGGCAGGCTGTCTCAAGCTCGCTCACTTCCACTGTCTCCTCGGGTGGCGATTCCGTTGGCTCAGTCTCTTCACTAGTGCCTGTAGACTGCTCTGAAGGAGTCTCTGTGTGAGGCACTGTTGGCGTAGGCGGTGTAGTGGGCGTGTTATCTACCACGTTGCCACCTGAAGGAGCAGGCTTTGGCGTTTCTCCAAAATAAGAGCCCAAAGCGAAAGCACCAACCAACAAAGACAAAACTATGAGTGCCACAAGAACCGCTTTCCCTTTCACCTTATCACCGCCTTACCACAATACTATACCCAACCCGCATTGCATGGCACATAATTAAGGTAAATGGGTATACTAAGAGTTGATATGGCTAAATTGCATGTTTCAATTTTCGAATTCTCTTTTTCACATGAAGGAGGCTTTTAAAGCAGTGGAAAATAAAGATTTTTCCGAGTTAGAAAGAAAAGTCATGTTCGAGAAAGCCACTGAACTGCCTTTCACTGGGGAATACTACGACTTCTTTGAAGAAGGTATTTATGTGTGCAAGAACTGTGGCTTACCTTTGTACCGCTCTCAGGACAAGTTTCATTCTGGATGCGGCTGGCCAAGTTTTGACGATGAAGTACCAGGAGCAGTCTTACGCCAGCCCGACAAGGACGGAGTAAGAACGGAACTTGTATGCGGCTACTGCGGTGCGCACTTGGGACATGTATTCACAGGCGAAGGTTTTACTAAGAAAGATACGCGTCACTGTGTAAACTCAGTTTCTTTGAAGTTTCTCCCCAAAGGCCAAAAACCGGAAAAGGAACAGATATTCTTTGCAGCAGGTTGCTTCTGGGGCGTAGAACATCTTTTCAAGCAGTGCGAAGGCGTGTTAGACACACAAGTAGGTTTCATGGGCGGACACACAGACCACCCCACTTACGAGGAAGTTTGCACTGGTACTACTGGGCATGCTGAAACTGTGAGGGTGGTCTACGACACAAAAGTTGACGTGGAAAACTTAATCAAGTATTTCTTTGAAATACACGATTTTACACAAGTTAATAGGCAAGGTCCAGACTGGGGTAAGCAATACCGCAGTGTGATTTTCTACACCAGTGAAGAACAAAAACAAAAAGCAGAAAAAATAAAAGCATTACTTTCCCAAAAGTATAAGGTAGCTACCAGCATAGAGAAGGCGTCCACTTTTTGGCCAGCCGAGGATTACCACCAAGACCACTACGACAAGACAGGTAAGACCCCTTACTGCCACTACAGAAGAGCAATTTTCGGCAAAGACATTCCCATTTCTTTGGATTAACAAAACTCCGACCTTCCTGAACTTTCACAGTTAGGAGGGCCGGAGTGCCCCGTCCTCATCTTCCCTTTATGGCCTCGCTGTATATTTTAACACAACCATAACATTGGCTTTCGGTTAAAATAAACTACGTAAGTAGTTGAAAGGAGGAAACATGAGCATGCGCATGCCAGAGCCTTATCGAATCAAAATGGTGGAACCCATACGCCTTCTTGCGAGGGAAGAAAGGGAAAGAAAACTAAATGAAGCAGGATTGAATGTGTTTTCTTTGAAAGCCGAAGATGTTTTCATTGACTTGCTCACCGATAGTGGCACTAATGCCATGAGCGATAACCAATGGGCCGGGCTCATGCTGGGTGATGAGTCATACGCAGGATGCAAAAACTTTTACCACCTGCAGGACACAGCTCAAGGAATTTTCGGCTACAAGTACATTGTGCCTACCCACCAAGGCAGGGGCGCAGAAAACCTGCTGTTTAGCATCCTTGTAAAACCGGGGCAATATGTGCTTGGAAATGTGCATTTTGACACCACCGAAGCTCATATAACCCTGAAGGGTGGTAAACCCGTTAACTTGGTTATTGACGAGGCTTATGATACCTCAACCTACCATCCATTCAAAGGAAACATTGATCTCCAGAAACTTGAGAATTTCATAAAAGAACATGGCACAGACAGTATTGCTTTCATGCTCATCACTGTCACATGCAACACCGTGGGTGGACAACCCGTGTCCATGGAGAACATAAAACAAGTGTCAGAAATATGCAGACGTTATGGCATAAGAGTTTTCATCGACGCTGCGCGTTTTGCAGAAAACGCCTACTTCATAAAGACCCGTGAAGAAGGCTACCAGGATAAGAGCATACCAGAAATCGTGCGAGAAATGTTCAGTTACGCCGATGGTTTCACCTTCAGTGCCAAGAAGGATGCTTTGGTGAACATTGGAGGCATGATCGGCATTAAAGATGATGAAGAACTTTACATGAGACTTCGCGAATTAGTCATCGTCTATGAAGGTTTTCCCACCTACGGCGGATTGGCAGGCAGAGATTTGGAAGCTATGTCCAGAGGGCTCAGGGAAGTACTCAGCTTTGACTACCTACAGTCCCGCATCAGCCAAGTGCAGTATTTGGGTCAACTGCTCTCCGAAGCTGGCATTCCCATCCAAACACCCGTAGGTGGGCATGCCGTGTTCGTGGATGCAGGTAAAATGCTCCCACATTTGCCATGGGACAGTTTTCCCGGTGTTGCCCTAACAGCAGAACTGTATTTGGAAGGTGGTGTGCGTGCAGTGGAAATTGGAAGCCTGCTCATGGGCAGGCAAGCGCCAACTGAACTGGTGCGGCTTACCATACCACGCCGCGTTTACACCGACAATCACATGGCATATGTGGCAGAATGCCTTAGTAACATAAACAAACGCCGTGACCAAGTACGCGGAGTAAAAATCACCTACGAGCCACCCGTCCTAAGACATTTCTTAGCCCGCTTTGAGTGGGCTTAAACACATCTCCTAGTGGGGCGTAAGCACACCATGGCTGCGCCCCTTTTTGTTAATGCCTCTTATGTGGGAACAATTCCGGGGCTGCCCCGCGTGGCAAACAAGAAACAGAAAAAGCCAAAACTCCTGTAAAAATTGAAACGGTAGTAGCGAAATAAGTGCCAATCTAGTTGTAAAAGAGCCCTGCAGCACAGCTTTACAATCCACACCTTCTCCTCTTTAAGATATGTATTACTATCTGACCAAGCCCCTTAGCCTTTTCCACTAACTTGTAACACCATCGCACAAAAACACGGGTTAAGTAGGAGACGGGAGTCAGCGACCAAGCTACAAAAAACACTTCTTTGGTGCAGTTCCTTATGAAAAAGCACGCGCTACATCCGGTCTCACTTACCTTTTTCAAGTCCAAGAGCAGATAAACGAATTTGCGGAATTGTTGAAAAACTACCTAATGTTCAAAGGGAACCATTTAAAGGATTGGGTAGCTTTCAGTCAAGAGCTAGCACATCGAACTTTCAGTAGAACCAGAAGCGATACGACATGAAAGACATGATAGTTTCACAGACAAATGAATTCTCCTAG
The genomic region above belongs to Coprothermobacter proteolyticus DSM 5265 and contains:
- the pdaA gene encoding delta-lactam-biosynthetic de-N-acetylase, producing MPHTETPSEQSTGTSEETEPTESPPEETVEVSELETACPGSLDNTKYGWGMRILPNHQIPDIGAKAKELLDKYHAIFTGNTSEKVVYLTFDEGYEAGNTANILDILKGNDVKAAFFITGAFVKSEPALVKRMVDEGHIVGNHTVNHVSLPTVSYEKAADEINRLAQMYAGITNQQMKYLRPPSGEYSERSLCVTNALGYRTVFWSIAMADWVPLKGGPDEAYNTVMSRLHNGAVILLHAVSPDDIQILDKLIKDIKAQGYRFGTLDEIP
- a CDS encoding bifunctional methionine sulfoxide reductase B/A protein, whose translation is MKEAFKAVENKDFSELERKVMFEKATELPFTGEYYDFFEEGIYVCKNCGLPLYRSQDKFHSGCGWPSFDDEVPGAVLRQPDKDGVRTELVCGYCGAHLGHVFTGEGFTKKDTRHCVNSVSLKFLPKGQKPEKEQIFFAAGCFWGVEHLFKQCEGVLDTQVGFMGGHTDHPTYEEVCTGTTGHAETVRVVYDTKVDVENLIKYFFEIHDFTQVNRQGPDWGKQYRSVIFYTSEEQKQKAEKIKALLSQKYKVATSIEKASTFWPAEDYHQDHYDKTGKTPYCHYRRAIFGKDIPISLD
- a CDS encoding tryptophanase; the encoded protein is MRMPEPYRIKMVEPIRLLAREERERKLNEAGLNVFSLKAEDVFIDLLTDSGTNAMSDNQWAGLMLGDESYAGCKNFYHLQDTAQGIFGYKYIVPTHQGRGAENLLFSILVKPGQYVLGNVHFDTTEAHITLKGGKPVNLVIDEAYDTSTYHPFKGNIDLQKLENFIKEHGTDSIAFMLITVTCNTVGGQPVSMENIKQVSEICRRYGIRVFIDAARFAENAYFIKTREEGYQDKSIPEIVREMFSYADGFTFSAKKDALVNIGGMIGIKDDEELYMRLRELVIVYEGFPTYGGLAGRDLEAMSRGLREVLSFDYLQSRISQVQYLGQLLSEAGIPIQTPVGGHAVFVDAGKMLPHLPWDSFPGVALTAELYLEGGVRAVEIGSLLMGRQAPTELVRLTIPRRVYTDNHMAYVAECLSNINKRRDQVRGVKITYEPPVLRHFLARFEWA